ATAGCTCTTATGTCCCTTTCATTGTAAGTCCTTGAGAAGACCATTTGGATTGTTCTTGCTTGGTTGATGCTCACGGCTGCCTAGGAGGGGATTTCAGcaacttttccttgttttcttACTTGTTTAATGTTAGCCATTAGATGTAATTTGGATGgttaagattagaaggacttgggctataaataaaccaagttcccaagtgtaatattcagatttgcttaagataaaaaccaagtaagaaacatgagttttcttcattaaaatctcttctttgctttgtgcttgaagagctcctttgctttgtgcttggagTTTGATAGTTTACTTGCTTGTGTGCTTTAAACTATCGAGTCTAAttctattgctttgtgttcgggaTTAGACATATCACCAAAAATCGTCCTTAGGGACACGCCTAAACTGAagtttgtttcatgcaaacttaggctcCTTTCCTTAGTTTTCTACTTAAATTATCGAGTTAGAAGTTTCACTCCaacttggttatcagagctttggtcataacacaattccatcttgtgttagtcttgggttggaTAATCCtttttgtgagttcattatatcCTAACtactttcaaaaacacaaaaacagcccaatgagtgaagagagtctatcaaaactttggtttgttgtttaaaaaaatctgtttttattGGTGTTGTCATTCGGTTTTTCGATTGGAAAATCAGTAGCAATGGAGTATGTCCCTCatgttccatgctcaaagatGAAGTCTTGTGATCTTGGTTCCATCTCCAAGTTCTTAGAAGAACCTATGGTGAAGTTGCAAGCTATAACAAGAAGGCATGAAGATGATGTGCCTACAAGGAGTGCAACTGGATGTCATAGAGTTCCAAGGAAACCAAAACCTCCTGATTTGTACCAAGGAGAACATCTCCTGCCCTATGAGTGTTCTAAGTCCTCTCCTACCCTTAGAGATAAAGGTAACACAccattacttcctccattcaactccactttgtaTGTTTCTCTTTTGTAGACTATTCACAAGCGGatattcaacttcaattttctcttgatacataagttaaaatatattcatgtgagatttTATTTAATTCGACTTTAAgattacattaaaaatatctaacttttataatttttgcaaatatgtagctaaagatatttaccgcgtaaaagttacgttggcaaacgtgataaagcaaacatgtaaagtggagctGAATGAAGGGAATAGGCTATACTTGGTGCCTTACTTTTAAAATGTGCCACCTGTTAATAGGACAATTAGTCTCATGTAAAGCGTGAACCTTAGTTAACGAATAAATGAGCTGTATAAGACATTAATGACATTCTACGCCGTGCACAATTTCATTTGAGATTTGTTAGTGAGATGAGACAATCTTCAAGATTCATGCTACATCTAAAGACCATCTCATATACGCTTTTAAGACGAAGTGACACCCCAAATCATATTATTGTACAACCTCCTATTACCGAATTTGGCCATGTTAGGAATAGATACATTGATTACGATCAATTATTACAATAAACCAAATTTCGAAAGTAAAACTTGATATCAACGAGTTTAACGAATAACAAATGTACACAAATTGTTTCTCAGGACAAACTGAGATGCTATGTACAAAATCATTATCAATCACAACTGCAACACTTGGTTCGACTTTGGGTGCCTCGATAAAATAATCCTTCTCGCATAATACTTCATATTAATGAGTAGGCAGGCATGGACAGATAGACTACAAAACCTCATCCTCGAGTTGAGAAGATAACATACCATCCCCAACAGGCAAAGAAGGGGGAGTACCAGGAGGAATGCTGGCAGCACCAGTTTCACCTGCACAAACACACAATGCCTCCGCATCCCGTAGAATAGCATCAACATCAATGTGACCACTAAGCTCATTTATGAATTTCAACAGTGTGTCAAAATCCATTTGCTCCCCAATTATCTTGTTCCTATGCCTCTTCAGGATTGCAACACATACATACAGGTGGAAATGCTCAGATAAATGATGCGTCCACAAAACTTCCCACAATCGCATTGTTTCCTCGTATCGAAGTTCCCTGCACACAAAAACAGGGTCTTAGCCTTAGGTAACGCCGTAACAATGAAGATCGCAGTTCCTGACGGTGTACAATTTATTATTGAATATTTTCGTATGTAAAGGGAGCCATATAAACAATTTTGTCATCTTGAGATTTCGACTGCAGGTTACGAGTAACACCCACCATTTAATGACTTTACCAGTTTAGCATACATCTACGGGAATAAATACACACAAAACGAACGAGGAACTGACCTTTTGAACTGTATGAGTATCCAGCGGAAACAGAAGAAATAGTTTAAGCAATCTTTTTGCTTAAAATAATTATGCAGTGGACCGTCAGAAAGTTCTACTAGCTGCAACAAACGGAGTAAGCCACAGTGAGTGATCATATATCTCATGCTTTGTTTCAGACCGAAACAGAAATAAATAAGTTGAGTTTCAAGGTTTCATACACAAACTCTGCATTCTAGAGTCTATGGAGAAGAACATTATGTTCTTACAAGATGAAAATAACCAAGTCAACAAACCGAAGGGAGAGCAAAGAAGATAAACTGTCAAGATTGTACATTACATAGCCAAAAACAAACACCATGGAAGGATTCCCACATGTCTGAAAATAGTGGCTAAAGCAAGTGCAAGCTCGTCACATGGCAGAACAATAAGATGGGACATGGGGAACGAGGGAAAAGATACCTTAGATAGTGCAAAAAGTTGTGCATGCATGCCACTTTGATCGCGATTGAAATTTGGTCCAACACGTTCCATTAGTGAGGCAAAACACCAAAAGGTTTCAGAATCATCACCCATGACGAACAATATAGGAGATAGATAATCACTCATACCCTGCAAATGAATATGTTTTAGAAGATAATGCAATATATAGAGAATAGAGATGTATTTTTGTCGATTCAAGCATTACCTGACAGTAACCAAGGTCAAAATTGTAGAAAGAATAAGTCAGCAGTATATCATATAGAAGATCAACATTTGGATTATCATCTCCATCATAGAACGAAAATGATCTATCCGTCCTCACCTAAACAAAAAGAACATACgaaaaaattagctaaaacgtttATAGTTTTATACCATTTGGAACACTGAAATTTCATTCTAAGGGAGCTGTTCCTCTTTCTTTAAACACCCGCTTAAAAATATCACATATTCTTACCACATCCTTCTCTATGAGGCCCTTTCTCTCCTTAAACTTCGTAAATCTTCTTGCTTGCTCCGGAAATATACTCTACAAACAATGAAGATCCATGAAAATGTTAGGCTAGAAACTCCAAAAAATTATGACAGTTTGAGAGCAGGGTAAGTGTGCCAGATTTCTTTCATACTGTTACAAAAGCCAAGTCACTTACTGATGGGGCTCGAGGCCAGGTAAAAATCCCATGCCTAATTCAACGTATAGGACATGAGCTATGTCTACCATACACTACGGTTCATTCGTATTTTCCAACCCTTGTTTTCCCTTTACACTAGTCGATTTTTCTTTATTTGCTGGTATGTGAATAATCCCAAGCAAGTGTAAACATGTAATATCTCCTACGGAAGGGGACGGCCTCAGCAGTGGAAGGCGGATGACGGAATGTTTCATATTTGGGATCTTAGTGTACAACAATATAAAAGCATGGATTAAGAAAGCAACAAAGTTGCTACTGAAGTACTGATTAACAACCTGCCATTGAAGCTTTATGATTTCGTAATCTTGCTTCCTCATTGATCGAAGGTATTCACGTTCGGCATATGTTGAATTGTAATCGTAATATCCCAATAAGAATGGCCAGACCTGTCACATAAATAAAAGTATGACACACTAAAAAGTAAACAACTGCTGAAGTTAAGCTAACTAAAGCATACAATACCTCCTTCCGAAGTTCATGGACAACACCACCATAAAATATTCTCTTCTTTAAGGCTTTTGAATCAACAACTCGTCCCTCAGAATCCAAGAAGGAGATCCACTGCATGCCAATAAAAGATCTGTTAAGTAGAAAACACTATAATAAAGGTAAATTGGCAATTTAAAAAACAAATGCCAGCAGCTGAGAAAAAATGTGAACTTCACATAGACTCAGAAAATAGACAGGAAAGCAATGTCAAAGGCTCAAAGCAGGTGCTCTTAGTCTCTTACCTCTTCCTCTGTCAAAGGAGTCTGACGTGGGTTTCCCCAAACAAGGGCCACTTTATCAAACTGCCCAAAGAACAATAGTATTAGCACCTAGTAACTGAACTGGACAAAACAAAGTTAAAAGTACAAGGAAAGAGGAATAAAAACAACTAAGTTTAGATCAAATTTAGTAAGGTTAACAATACTAGGCACAAATCCCTCTACACAATCTTAAAAAGAAACAAAAGGGAGCTTTAGCAACATCTTTAGGAGCCTAACAAACCAAGTAAAGAATATTAATATTTGCACCCTAGCAACTGCACTGGACAAAACAAAGTAAGTATGAGGAATAAGGAATCAAAACAATCAAATTCAGTAAGTGTAAGAGTAGCTAGGGACAAATCCCTCTGCACAGTCTAAAAAAGAAACACCTGTGAGGTTCACCAACATCTTTATTTAAGAGACTGATAGGACAGTTTGAGGAGGTCCAACAGTCTACACTCTGCAGTATACTACTTTCGAATTATCTAAATTCTACTCTGTAGTAGATAGATAAGCTCCACCTCCAGTTTATTGAAAATATTGATATGAATGAAAAATACAGAAGTGGATGAATAAGAAATGTAACGCATATTGATTTCTTCAATTGAAGACTGATAAAAAATGAGAAGCTTCTGCATTAAAATACGGTTTGTGATAAAATTAACACGATTAAGGCTTCTTGATTACATGTAAAGAACACACTAAGATTATTGGTGAAAACTATAAGTTCAAATTTATTTCCAACACCACTTCACAACCAATGAGGATCAGAAAACTAAAAACAAAATATTGTTTGCTTGTATTACGGTATAGCAAGTAGACAACTGTGAAATTGGTCGACACACATACCAATACATTAGTTATCGATTTGGAAAGTGATTTTATAGAACTAACCTCCATAGGGTCTGGAGGAACAGGCTGGTAATCCACAACGTCGTCCAGCTCACTTGATGGCATCTCAGCACGAAGATCAGGCAGGGATTGGCTATGACTAGGAATAGGTTTCTTTACATCGTTCAAGAAGAAGTTCTCACCACTATTTTCGCCAAATAACTGTGAGGTTGTATCCCGAGCAAATTTCGTGACAAGGGAGAACTTTTCTAAGACCTGAATTGAGAGATCCTTGGTGGGGTCATTGGCCTTGTTCTTTTGCCCTCTGCGATTTTGTGAACTCACAGTCGTATCGTGTTGTCTTTCACCAGTTCTTTCTTGGTTTTCAGCAGTAGGGGATACGGCTACTGAAGCACTTGTAGATGATGCACCAATAGAAACAACTCCTGGAAGCTCCAAAGAAGAGAGGGTTTTCTGCAGAGGACAAATGAGTTCTTACACTTTACGAATTTGCAAGCGTGCATTTGCTTTTATATTAATTCGTTTGGTTAAGAGGTTTAGAAGCCTACCAATTATGCAAGCGAACAGTTTAAGTCAGTCAAAAGTAGTTGTTAACAATCGACGAAATGCCAGGTACCCCTCACACAACTAATAGCAGAGTGCAACAACGTTTTTCAAGAGAATACAAACACAGACAATTTTTAAGCAACATACCAAGAGTTCGAAACTGTGGGAGTTctattatacggagtatatattttTTTCGTTCGAAtttattttaaattaaaattCGACTTGTTTTATAAAATTTGCATTTTTTTATAAATTTTAACTTCgaaaaaaatagaagaaaaatCATGCAAAAAAACCTTTTGTTAATCTTCCCGCCCAGGATTACGCCTCGGATCATTAGATAAGAATccaaaaataaagagagaaacaaACAAGATGTGAAAAAGAAAAGTTTTTCTACTATTAGAAAAGCTGCTATAAGATCAATctccaaaccaaaaaaaaaaatatacctgAAGAGGATCTTGGAAATCATTCACAAGGAACACATTTGCATCATCTGCGGAcctggaaaaaaaaaatagaaataagaGGCAAATACGCGAAGAAGGTTATTTTAAAGAGTGTTATGACTAACATAATCTCAAATAGTACATCGTAAAATATATCCAACTGAATAGCAGCGCTATAGAGAGTACCACAATAATGTAAATCCTAAATAGTTCTAATTTAACATTACAATCTAATATTCCCTGTCTTggtcatttctttacattttccttATTTGGGTGTCTTAGCCATTTCTTTACGTTTCCATTTTAAGATGTAAGAGTTGATTTTTCTTCCTATGTGCATGTTACTTTTTCACTAtttctatattttttttaaagCATTTATGTCTcaattccttggtctttgtgccagaAGCAAAAGTAAAGAATTGACTGGATTGAAGGGAATATCATTCATAACACTGCAGTGATTACAGACTCAAAAACTACTTCGCAAATGAACATCATAAGGGCCAAAGTACAAACTACAGAAAGTGAACAACAGAAACCTCCAAAGTTCCAGGCTAACACTTTTAGCTTCTTAAACTTGATCACTTAATTATGCTTCAGATCCAGTATACAGCAGTAAGTTGCCTAGGGCAAGGTAATAGAGGTCAGATTTATGCAACCTTACTATCTTATTAATATTGAGCTGATTTCAATTGACCTACAATGAAAATCGTGTTGTGATTTGCACTGACCAACTTCTACATCGCACCAAAAGAAGCGTAGACACTTTCATGAACCATTTTGCTTCAAATGCAATATCACACTACGAAATCCTTACAAAAGTAGTTCATCTACTAACCATTTGAATATCATTGGCTTAGATAATTAGCTATGATAAAAACTCACACATGTCCGTAAAAATCCAATCTAAATGTGCCTGGCATAGGAACCGCGTTTTAGCAAGGATGATTTTGAAGCTCAAGTTAGTTCTAGAATACATCTAGCTTCTGTAAAACCTTTCAAAACAGAAACTTTCTTTCAATCTCCTTTGGCCATATCtccaaattcaaaaaaattcatagAATAAATCATCGACTTAACCGCATACATCGAGCATAAAACCAGATATGTATTCAGCCATAGGCCAATGTATTAACACGGGACCTATAATGCTACAGCATCTTATAAACAATAAATGCCCTCCACATCCATGAATCCCTACTTCTCTAGCCCTACTCTACTCCTCTCGCCATCATTCCAACAATCTTGACATAATTGTTGTAGTCATACGTGCGAACTAGTAAATGCTTTCAATATTCAATTTCAGACTAAACATATTCAAGTAAGCTAAACGAAGATCAAACATTTCAGAGTCACCTGAACCACATAAGGGAATGCTTATAGGGATGTGCACAATCTTTCATAACATTAAGTCTTAACAGAGAGGGACAGTGGTCAACTTTATATCTACAAATAAGATTTTAAAAGGCATAGACTACTTAGTTTTCTACTCTTGTACAAAGTTGTTGCAAGGTTCCACAAAGTCATGTGCATTATTGATTTAACAATCTCGCCAAACATTTCAGATATATACGTGCATAGGATAAAGTAAGACGTAGCGTGTGAGAAGTGATCTAGAGTATGCGAGGAAATAAACTTAAGCTACATGACTTTGTTCAACAGTCGTTTTAAGGGAAAACGTTTTCCCCAACCACATTGGCTCAGCCTCTCAATTAGTATGTTAATTCTTCTTACATCTTGAGGATGCTGCATTTAAAAAAAGATGGCATTCCCAAATCATTCAACACCATATCACCTTGCATTTGACGAACACCGTAATGGTAAACCAATAGAACATGggaggaaaagaaagaagaaacaCCAACCTTACAATAAATACATGCTGTTTAATAGTGGCAAGGAATTCTTTAACTCCTCCATTGTAAAAATAGAGTGGAGGAAATGCAAGCCCTGTCAATCGAACGCAATCCACTTAATAGGAAAAAGATTAAAGTAACCAATAataaaataatacggagtataacTTAGTCACGGTAAGCTTTTATCATCATCTGGTTGCTATGAACATTATAATGCTCCCTACGAAATAAATAATCAATATTCCATTTGATTTGTCCCAACAATAAGGTAACATTAAAGTTTATTACTCCGTATGATCTTCTCTATATTAAAATGTACAACAAAGCAAATTAAAAGAGTCAAACAGGAGTATAACATTCCTTTGGATGGAAATTGGAGGCAACTCATTTTCTTTAAAATGAACCAAAACTGAAACTAATGGATTTTTAAAGGACGAAGGAAGCTTAATGAACAGTGTAAAACTATCCTATCCCACCGCAACCCTCCAGTCTCCAGAGGCAGAATATGAGACACCAAGGTAATGTCACTGTATATAACCGGAAGGAATATAACAGCAACCAGAAAATATGTCACTTTTCTATTCTTTGAAAGGTTCCAAATTTTTGAAGGAGATAGATTTTTCATAAGCAATATGcaacaaaataaaacataaaGTTGACAACTAATCACCATCATAACTATATTTACCATTCAAAAAGTTTCTAATGTTGTTATAGAAAAGAAAGTTTCAAACTCTAATACACTAGCTATTACTTCCTTCATCCCATCTATATTGTCCCCTGTTCCCTCTTGGTTTATCCAAAATTTATAGACCCCTTTTTGAATATAGTAAGGAAAAATAGTGAATATCCAATTTCGTCCCTTAACTTGAGTAATGATTCTCCCTCCATCAGAATTAAACTGATCCCATTTTCTTTAAGTTATGGAGTAAACTTGTTTTTCACTTTTACTTAAACCATCCCAAAAAGGAAAGGTGGACAATATAAATGGGAGGGAGGTAGTaccatcttatttaatcacactTGTCTTATCATGGAAGACCCAAGTCGTAATTGGAAGATAGACAAAACCTAACTAATAAAAGCGACACAGTTGTCAAAATTATGCCACACACTCCTCGTCATGACAGTAAAACATGGTCGGTTAGTAATTCGAAAACTATGGATTTTCATACCTGAAGATAAAACCACAATGATGTACTGCCAGCCAAGTGCCGGAGTGTGCCTTCGGATGGACCTCACATCAGTAAATGGAAGAGGCTTTATCGTATATAAATTCCTATCTGCATGAGAAAGTTGTAGATGATAAGATATGCGGCGCAGACGCAGTGTTTGGTAGAGAAGTACACCTAATAACTTTAGTTACATGTAAAGTTATAATGGTAACGAAAATTCTTGCAGCAACATAGTGAGCACAAGAATTAGAGACCATCTTCAAATTATAAGTGAAATAACACCACATCATAAAGAGCAAAAAAGCTCAACCAATTAAATTGAACAAAATCTCGTGTAATAATACAAAGATGCAATCAACTGCATCTTTTGGAAGTAAAACATCCTTACATAATATGAAACAGCATAAAGGGCAGATAAAATGAGCTATGCATCGATGCAATTAACAGTATTAACACATAAAGAACAAGTTTGATTTGATATACCACTCTCGGTGAGCCTTGCATTAGTGTTTTGACCCTTATACGGAATCCACGTCTGCAGCAAAACCACAACAACAAAATTACATTGCAACAAGAAAGCATCAAATTTCTGAGCATAGACGACGAATGAAAGAGGTGATGATTACCAGAAAGAGAGAATCCCCTTGTTTAATCAACTTCAACCTGCCACTAATTCTCTCAGACATATACTGAGTAGGATGAATAGAGACATTATCCCTCATATACACAACCTGCGCACCCTCCGGCTCGCTCCTTCTTCCACTTGCACTTCTCATTATGCTATGTGAACCCTAATTAATACATTCACatcaatcacaatacaatcagaaacaattaatttagctcaAGTTAAAATTGAGAATCAATTAATTGAATCACATAAACATTAACCGCGTCAAATCATGGCATAGTATAattagatgatgatgatgatgatgatgatgatgatcaaatTGAAATTaaacaagaagaaaaaaaaggtagagagagagaaagaagaagactTGTTGAAGGGAAGCGGCATAATCGGCATCATCAGATAAGTCGTGAACCTCGGTTTCGAGCATTGTTGTTGATGAAAATGGAGGAAAGATGATTTTGAGAAACTGGTTCTTTTTTATGAGTTTGATTATTGTTTCGCAAACTTTTATGGAGTTTCCTTGTTTGTCTTTGTCTGCTTCTACGTTTGTACAAGTGCGAGTAGTATTTTACAAAATACGGACTCTTTCGTAATCCGTGTTATTTAATTTTGGGGGATAATTATATGGTTTTATTAAAGACTTAAGACTTGAGACTTGTTACGTGTGAGAGTGATGGAATTTGGATCAAATGCTTGTTTAATGCGTTTTCTTCATtatcaaaaaaaacaaaaa
This sequence is a window from Silene latifolia isolate original U9 population chromosome 8, ASM4854445v1, whole genome shotgun sequence. Protein-coding genes within it:
- the LOC141597441 gene encoding uncharacterized protein LOC141597441, whose product is MLETEVHDLSDDADYAASLQQGSHSIMRSASGRRSEPEGAQVVYMRDNVSIHPTQYMSERISGRLKLIKQGDSLFLTWIPYKGQNTNARLTESDRNLYTIKPLPFTDVRSIRRHTPALGWQYIIVVLSSGLAFPPLYFYNGGVKEFLATIKQHVFIVRSADDANVFLVNDFQDPLQKTLSSLELPGVVSIGASSTSASVAVSPTAENQERTGERQHDTTVSSQNRRGQKNKANDPTKDLSIQVLEKFSLVTKFARDTTSQLFGENSGENFFLNDVKKPIPSHSQSLPDLRAEMPSSELDDVVDYQPVPPDPMEFDKVALVWGNPRQTPLTEEEWISFLDSEGRVVDSKALKKRIFYGGVVHELRKEVWPFLLGYYDYNSTYAEREYLRSMRKQDYEIIKLQWQSIFPEQARRFTKFKERKGLIEKDVVRTDRSFSFYDGDDNPNVDLLYDILLTYSFYNFDLGYCQGMSDYLSPILFVMGDDSETFWCFASLMERVGPNFNRDQSGMHAQLFALSKLVELSDGPLHNYFKQKDCLNYFFCFRWILIQFKRELRYEETMRLWEVLWTHHLSEHFHLYVCVAILKRHRNKIIGEQMDFDTLLKFINELSGHIDVDAILRDAEALCVCAGETGAASIPPGTPPSLPVGDGMLSSQLEDEVL